One Dokdonia sp. Dokd-P16 genomic window carries:
- the gldM gene encoding gliding motility protein GldM yields MAGGKQTARQKMINLMYLVFIAMLALQMSREVLSAFGSINEKFERSNVSFEAKNDLAFADISKKANENEEFKAAAVTAKNAKELGNTLFSFLEEEKAALTGDMEDPTDYEAMDKTTFIDERYYAGGKITPKGSEYLSQMDTYREGMLKLVGDNEALATQIKNDFSTSDVVTGGEGDDVKKTQDYISYHFVGFPSVSSLTKMSQLQNDIKVVENELLTKLLSGNLKELASLNNYETVMTTSKGAYYTGSTFDGVLSLGRVDSSTKPSRVELKLDGRAIPADKVSYDGGKLVLGVNTGGVGDHKITGSLFYPQDGKEIEVPVEQAFTTINKPNSATIAADKMNVVYRGVANPMTISFAGVSDNAVSASGAGLSKRSGTSYSMTPGQGREVTINVTAKLPDGGSASDKAVFRIKDIPRPVGTLGGDDGGNLKKPRNTVAAAPIGASLPDFDFDLNLRVNSFKFRAGDAATVSVQGNKLNGAAQSALQRAKRGSTVQIFDIKASIQGNSGYRLKTVSPIIIELAN; encoded by the coding sequence ATGGCAGGAGGAAAACAAACCGCAAGGCAGAAGATGATAAACTTGATGTACTTGGTGTTTATAGCGATGCTAGCACTACAGATGTCAAGAGAAGTATTATCTGCTTTCGGATCAATAAATGAAAAGTTTGAGCGTTCAAATGTTTCATTTGAAGCTAAAAACGACCTAGCATTTGCAGATATATCAAAAAAAGCAAATGAGAATGAAGAGTTTAAAGCAGCTGCAGTTACGGCTAAGAATGCTAAAGAACTTGGAAACACGTTGTTTTCATTTTTAGAAGAGGAGAAAGCCGCGCTTACTGGCGATATGGAAGATCCTACAGATTATGAGGCAATGGATAAAACGACTTTCATAGATGAGAGATACTATGCTGGAGGAAAAATCACGCCAAAAGGAAGTGAGTATCTAAGTCAAATGGACACTTACCGTGAAGGTATGTTGAAATTAGTCGGTGATAATGAAGCATTGGCAACTCAAATTAAAAATGACTTTAGTACTAGTGATGTAGTAACTGGGGGTGAAGGTGATGATGTTAAGAAAACTCAAGACTATATTTCTTATCACTTTGTAGGTTTCCCATCAGTTTCTTCTTTAACCAAGATGTCTCAATTACAGAATGACATTAAAGTTGTTGAGAATGAACTATTAACTAAGTTACTTTCTGGTAATCTTAAAGAACTTGCTTCTTTAAATAACTATGAGACGGTAATGACAACCTCAAAAGGAGCTTATTATACAGGTTCTACATTTGATGGTGTTCTTTCTTTAGGTCGTGTAGATTCTTCTACAAAACCTTCTAGAGTAGAATTAAAATTAGATGGTCGTGCAATCCCGGCAGATAAAGTTTCTTATGATGGTGGTAAACTTGTTTTAGGTGTAAACACTGGAGGTGTAGGTGATCACAAAATTACGGGATCATTATTTTACCCTCAAGATGGTAAGGAGATCGAAGTTCCAGTTGAACAAGCTTTTACTACGATTAATAAGCCTAACTCTGCTACTATCGCTGCAGATAAGATGAATGTTGTTTATCGTGGTGTTGCAAACCCAATGACGATATCATTTGCTGGTGTATCAGATAATGCAGTTTCTGCATCTGGAGCAGGTCTTTCTAAAAGATCTGGAACTAGCTATTCAATGACTCCTGGTCAAGGACGCGAAGTAACGATTAATGTGACTGCAAAGCTTCCTGACGGAGGTAGTGCTTCTGATAAAGCTGTTTTCCGTATTAAAGATATTCCACGTCCAGTGGGAACTTTAGGAGGTGATGATGGCGGTAACTTAAAGAAGCCTAGAAACACAGTTGCAGCGGCACCAATAGGAGCTAGTCTTCCAGATTTTGACTTTGATCTTAACTTGAGAGTTAATAGTTTCAAATTTAGAGCAGGAGATGCGGCTACGGTTTCTGTACAAGGAAATAAGCTTAATGGGGCAGCACAATCAGCATTACAACGTGCAAAGAGAGGATCTACAGTACAGATCTTTGATATTAAAGCAAGTATACAAGGTAACTCAGGATATAGATTGAAGACAGTTTCTCCAATCATCATTGAGTTAGCAAACTAA
- the gldL gene encoding gliding motility protein GldL — MAQSQTRKKIMNAVYGIGAAVVIIGALFKLMHWTGGDLMLIIGLVTEALVFFISAFEPVDSDLDWALVYPELAGGASVSKKKAVAPVEAEAQLSKKLDNMLKEAKIDSELMTSLGTSIRSFEGAAKGIAPTADAMSSTKKYSEEMALAAAQMESLNSLYKVQVESSSRQAEINEQVTQNAGKLKDQMESLATNLSSLNGVYGGMLSAMNKN; from the coding sequence ATGGCACAATCTCAAACAAGAAAAAAAATAATGAATGCCGTTTACGGTATTGGAGCAGCTGTAGTTATCATTGGAGCACTTTTTAAATTAATGCACTGGACAGGTGGAGATTTAATGCTTATTATAGGGCTTGTAACTGAAGCACTAGTTTTCTTTATCTCTGCTTTTGAACCAGTTGATTCAGATCTTGACTGGGCATTAGTGTATCCTGAACTTGCAGGTGGTGCAAGTGTATCAAAGAAAAAAGCAGTAGCTCCTGTTGAGGCAGAAGCTCAATTATCTAAAAAATTAGATAACATGCTTAAAGAGGCAAAAATTGATTCTGAGCTTATGACAAGCTTAGGAACTAGCATCCGTAGCTTTGAAGGTGCTGCGAAAGGAATTGCGCCTACAGCAGATGCAATGTCTTCTACTAAGAAATATTCTGAAGAGATGGCACTTGCTGCGGCTCAAATGGAGTCTTTAAATAGCCTTTACAAAGTACAAGTTGAGTCTTCTAGCCGTCAAGCAGAAATCAACGAGCAAGTAACTCAAAATGCTGGAAAGCTTAAAGATCAAATGGAGAGTCTTGCAACAAACCTTTCTTCTTTAAACGGAGTATATGGTGGAATGCTTTCTGCAATGAACAAAAACTAA